The genome window GGAGCAGTACGCAGGGGCTATTTCTTGGCTTTGGCGGAGTTTCGGGGAGGAGTGATGGGTCGGCCTCCAGGGTTCAGGCCACTAAACTGCCCATATTTTCCCTTGTTCTTGTCGGCGGGCTTCAGGATCTAAAAGAGAAAGCTGGTCAGGCTCACAAGGCTAACCCACAAAACCCGTCAGCTTCTTCCCTACACCCACCTGgaaggagcacatgagagtctcatCCACACTCATCATGGCGCCGGCATTGTCAAACTCGCCACAATAGTTGGGAGCTGAAAAAAGTGTTACCAGCTGCCGCTTGGCAAAGAACTCATAGCCATCTTCTACCACCTGGGTAAGAGGGGCAAAGTTAGTTCACAAGTGCTGGCCTGCCCATTCCTTCTCCCCATTCAGACCCTGAGCCACCGGCCCACCTGGTGTGCCCGACAAATAAGGTCCAAATCGTGCTTGTGCAGGAACTTGGCCACCACCTCAGCCCCAAAGGTAAAGGAGACACCACGGTCGTTCTCGCCCCAGCCCTGCACATCCTTGTCAGGGTCAGACCACAGCAAATCGCACAGCAGGCCCTGGTCAGGCACATCTGTGGGCCGCATGATACGCCGAATCTGCTCCATGGACTGCAGGTCTGGGGACAGGCCTGGGGGCAGAGGGGACAGGTCACTTCCTCAAGCCTGAAAACAAGGACCCCCTTACTCCAGGAAGCCTTTGCCAGTGAGCCTTCCCACTACCACCTGGCCCCTCTCCTGGACTCCTGGGAGCCCAGGCACCAGAAGTCATCACCTTCCCCTCGGCTTTTCCCAGTACCCAAACACAAGCACAGAGATGTTCCCTGTTCTCTGGGAGCACAGCACTCCCTGGAGAAGAGAGACAAGTAAATTCCATGCAGGATGCTGAATGCCACAACAGGAAAATGAGTGTGGCTTCGcagtggggtgcaggggggaccTCCTGGAAGAGATAATATATATGAGACCCAAGGGAGAGTTGTTCCAGGTGACTGGTAACATGTCCTCCAGCTAACAGCTTCATCCCCATGGATGTAGCCAAGGCTCCTTCTTCCCAGGCTTTCCCTCGGTACCTGCCCCAGAGCCACCCTCACCTCCGTGACAGCAGAAGATCTTCTCATCCACAATGGCTGCGATAGGAAGGCAGTTGAAACAGTCAGTGAAGGTTTTCCACAGTTTGATGTTGTAGCGTCTCTTGCCTGCGCAGGGGAAGGAGAAGGCTCATGAGGAGGCCTGCCCGCCCCACCCTCAACTTGGGTCTCTGGGCCCTGCAGGGCATTGGTGGTCTATTCAAACagctgggagaagggaggggaaggcagagagggctcaacccccccccccccaacacacacacactacctaCCAGCCTTCCAGGAGTAATTCTAAAGCTCCTGAGCCCACAGGAACCTGAATTCCAATCTGGACCAACCT of Cynocephalus volans isolate mCynVol1 chromosome 4, mCynVol1.pri, whole genome shotgun sequence contains these proteins:
- the PPP1CA gene encoding serine/threonine-protein phosphatase PP1-alpha catalytic subunit gives rise to the protein MSDSEKLNLDSIIGRLLEVQGSRPGKNVQLTENEIRGLCLKSREIFLSQPILLELEAPLKICGDIHGQYYDLLRLFEYGGFPPESNYLFLGDYVDRGKQSLETICLLLAYKIKYPENFFLLRGNHECASINRIYGFYDECKRRYNIKLWKTFTDCFNCLPIAAIVDEKIFCCHGGLSPDLQSMEQIRRIMRPTDVPDQGLLCDLLWSDPDKDVQGWGENDRGVSFTFGAEVVAKFLHKHDLDLICRAHQVVEDGYEFFAKRQLVTLFSAPNYCGEFDNAGAMMSVDETLMCSFQILKPADKNKGKYGQFSGLNPGGRPITPPRNSAKAKK